The Kineothrix sp. MB12-C1 genome includes a window with the following:
- the era gene encoding GTPase Era: protein MNEHYKSGFVTLIGRPNVGKSTLMNHLIGQKIAITSNKPQTTRNRIQTVYTSEEGQIVFVDTPGIHKAKNKLGDYMVKVAERTMSEVDVILWLVEPTDYIGAGEKHIIEQLRNTCTPVILVINKTDTVKKPEILTFIDVYRKEMEFAEIVPVSALKGDNTDALIKCIMKYLPYGPAFYDEDTVTDQPERQIVAELIREKALRSLEDEIPHGVAVSIESIKYRKSKKETIADIEATIVCERDSHKGIIIGKQGAMLKKIGSKARPEIEDMLECKVNLQLWVKVKKDWRDSDFLMKNFGYNPKEPE, encoded by the coding sequence GTGAATGAACATTATAAGTCAGGGTTTGTTACTTTAATAGGGCGGCCCAATGTAGGTAAATCAACTCTTATGAATCATCTGATTGGGCAGAAAATAGCAATTACAAGTAATAAACCCCAGACGACAAGGAATCGGATACAGACTGTCTATACTTCTGAGGAGGGGCAGATTGTCTTCGTGGATACGCCGGGAATTCATAAGGCCAAGAATAAGCTGGGCGATTATATGGTAAAAGTGGCGGAGCGAACTATGTCGGAGGTGGATGTGATTCTCTGGCTGGTAGAACCCACAGATTACATCGGAGCAGGAGAAAAGCATATTATCGAGCAGTTGCGAAACACATGCACGCCGGTTATTCTCGTTATCAATAAGACAGATACGGTAAAAAAACCTGAAATATTGACATTTATCGATGTTTATAGGAAAGAGATGGAGTTTGCGGAAATCGTTCCGGTATCGGCATTAAAGGGAGACAATACGGATGCACTCATAAAATGCATTATGAAATACTTGCCCTATGGACCGGCATTCTACGATGAGGATACGGTGACGGATCAGCCGGAGCGCCAGATTGTGGCTGAACTTATTAGGGAGAAGGCGCTTCGGAGTCTGGAAGATGAGATTCCTCATGGAGTCGCAGTATCTATAGAAAGTATTAAATATCGTAAAAGCAAGAAGGAAACGATTGCCGATATTGAGGCAACTATCGTCTGTGAAAGGGATTCCCACAAAGGCATTATTATAGGAAAACAAGGTGCTATGCTTAAGAAAATAGGAAGCAAAGCGAGGCCGGAAATAGAAGATATGCTGGAGTGCAAAGTGAATCTGCAGCTTTGGGTCAAGGTGAAAAAGGATTGGCGCGATAGTGATTTCTTAATGAAAAATTTTGGTTACAATCCGAAAGAACCCGAATAG
- the alaS gene encoding alanine--tRNA ligase, protein MKQYGVNELRRMFLEFFEGKDHLAMKSFSLVPHNDNSLLLINSGMAPLKPYFTGQEIPPRKRVTTCQKCIRTGDIENIGKTARHGTFFEMLGNFSFGDYFKHEAIAWSWEFLTEVVGLEADRLYPSVYEDDDEAFDIWNKEIGIAPESIFRFGKEDNFWEHGSGPCGPCSEIYYDRGEKYGCGKPECTVGCECDRYIEVWNNVFTQFESDGKGNYTELEQKNIDTGMGLERLATVVQDVDSIFDVDTIRELRSKVCEISGKEYKEKYEWDVSIRIVTDHIRSATFMISDGIMPTNEGRGYVLRRIIRRAARHGRLLGIEGQFLTDLSNTVIKGSKDGYPELEEKKDFIFNVLTQEESKFNKTIDQGLGILAEMEAAMEQNGQKELAGEDAFKLYDTYGFPLDLTKEILEEKGFSVDEKSFADSMQEQKVKARAARKVTNYMGADVTVYESIDPSVTTEFVGYDKLEHNSSITVLTTETELVEALTDDEMGTIFVEETPFYATMGGQSADIGTIVTKDAEFEVIDTVKLLGGKVGHIGKVKKGMFKVGDRVTLLVDEKRRIDTCKNHSATHLLHKALRAVLGTHVEQAGSFVDGDRLRFDFSHFSAMTAEEIAEVEQMVNEQIAQSLPVVTSVMTIDEAKKAGAMALFGEKYGDTVRVVKMGDFSTELCGGTHVGNTGVIAAFKILSENGVAAGVRRIEALTGNGVFSYYAQLERSLEDAAKTVKATPQNLIERLEHLMAEVKALQSENESLKSKAAKEALGDVMDKVQEVEGVKLLAAKLAGVDMNGLRDLGDQLKAKLGEGVIVLIAEEAGKVNLVVMATDEAIEKGAHAGNLIKGIASLVGGGGGGRPNMAQAGGKNPQGIDAAIQEAAKVLELQIINYKK, encoded by the coding sequence ATGAAACAATATGGAGTAAACGAGCTTAGAAGGATGTTCCTCGAATTTTTCGAAGGAAAGGATCATCTGGCAATGAAGAGTTTTTCTCTGGTGCCTCATAATGACAACAGCTTATTGTTAATTAACTCCGGCATGGCACCGTTAAAACCGTATTTTACGGGACAGGAGATTCCTCCGAGGAAACGAGTGACTACCTGTCAGAAATGTATCCGTACAGGTGATATCGAGAATATAGGAAAGACGGCACGCCACGGAACATTTTTTGAAATGCTTGGGAACTTCTCTTTTGGAGATTACTTTAAGCACGAGGCGATTGCATGGAGCTGGGAATTTCTGACCGAGGTAGTAGGTCTGGAGGCGGATAGATTATATCCTTCCGTATATGAAGATGATGACGAAGCTTTTGATATTTGGAATAAAGAAATCGGAATTGCACCGGAATCTATTTTCCGTTTTGGTAAAGAGGATAATTTCTGGGAGCATGGCTCAGGTCCTTGCGGCCCCTGTTCAGAAATCTATTATGACAGAGGGGAAAAATATGGCTGCGGTAAGCCTGAGTGTACAGTAGGTTGTGAGTGTGACCGTTATATCGAGGTATGGAATAATGTGTTCACACAGTTTGAAAGTGACGGAAAGGGAAACTATACAGAGCTGGAGCAGAAGAATATCGATACGGGAATGGGACTGGAACGCCTGGCGACGGTCGTTCAGGATGTGGACTCCATTTTCGATGTGGATACGATTCGTGAACTTAGAAGCAAGGTGTGTGAGATTTCAGGCAAGGAGTATAAGGAAAAATACGAATGGGATGTATCAATTCGTATTGTGACCGATCATATCCGCTCTGCTACTTTCATGATTTCTGATGGTATTATGCCCACCAACGAAGGAAGAGGCTATGTGCTTCGGCGTATTATCCGCCGTGCGGCAAGACATGGAAGACTGCTTGGAATCGAAGGACAGTTCCTTACAGATTTGAGCAATACAGTAATTAAAGGCAGCAAAGATGGTTATCCGGAGTTGGAAGAGAAGAAAGACTTTATTTTCAATGTACTCACTCAGGAAGAAAGTAAATTCAATAAGACAATCGATCAGGGACTCGGTATTCTGGCTGAGATGGAAGCGGCGATGGAGCAGAATGGACAAAAAGAGCTCGCTGGTGAGGATGCCTTTAAATTATATGATACTTACGGATTTCCTCTCGATTTAACGAAGGAGATTCTCGAGGAGAAAGGCTTTAGCGTAGATGAAAAAAGCTTTGCGGATTCCATGCAGGAGCAGAAAGTAAAGGCTCGTGCAGCGCGTAAGGTGACGAACTATATGGGAGCTGATGTTACCGTATACGAATCTATTGATCCGAGTGTTACGACAGAGTTTGTCGGTTATGATAAGCTGGAGCATAATTCTTCTATTACTGTCCTTACGACAGAAACAGAACTTGTAGAAGCTTTGACGGATGATGAGATGGGGACCATCTTTGTGGAGGAGACTCCTTTCTATGCGACAATGGGCGGTCAGAGCGCAGATATTGGAACGATTGTTACAAAGGATGCGGAATTTGAAGTAATTGATACCGTGAAGCTGCTTGGCGGCAAGGTAGGGCATATCGGTAAAGTGAAAAAAGGCATGTTCAAAGTAGGCGACCGCGTTACCTTATTGGTGGATGAAAAGAGACGTATCGATACTTGTAAGAACCACAGTGCTACTCACCTATTGCATAAAGCATTAAGAGCCGTGCTCGGTACACACGTAGAACAGGCAGGTTCTTTTGTGGATGGAGACAGACTTCGTTTCGATTTCAGTCATTTCTCCGCGATGACCGCAGAAGAAATTGCCGAGGTGGAACAAATGGTAAATGAACAAATCGCTCAATCTCTTCCGGTTGTAACGAGTGTTATGACGATCGATGAAGCGAAAAAGGCCGGAGCGATGGCGTTATTCGGTGAGAAGTATGGAGATACCGTACGTGTGGTGAAGATGGGAGATTTCTCTACGGAGCTGTGCGGTGGTACCCATGTTGGAAATACCGGTGTGATAGCTGCTTTTAAGATTCTCTCTGAGAACGGTGTGGCAGCAGGTGTAAGAAGAATAGAGGCTCTCACCGGGAATGGAGTATTCAGCTATTATGCCCAGTTGGAGCGAAGTCTTGAAGATGCTGCTAAAACGGTGAAAGCGACACCCCAGAACTTGATAGAGCGTCTGGAACATCTGATGGCAGAAGTGAAAGCGCTGCAGAGTGAGAATGAATCTTTAAAGAGTAAGGCAGCGAAGGAAGCGCTCGGCGATGTTATGGATAAAGTACAGGAAGTAGAAGGCGTGAAGCTTCTTGCAGCTAAGCTTGCAGGCGTGGACATGAACGGATTGAGAGATCTGGGAGACCAGTTGAAAGCGAAGCTCGGTGAAGGTGTGATCGTTCTGATTGCGGAAGAAGCGGGTAAGGTAAATCTAGTCGTTATGGCGACCGATGAGGCAATTGAGAAGGGAGCTCATGCGGGCAACTTGATCAAGGGAATCGCTTCCCTCGTAGGCGGTGGCGGCGGCGGACGTCCGAATATGGCTCAGGCAGGCGGAAAGAACCCTCAAGGCATCGATGCTGCGATTCAAGAGGCGGCAAAAGTCCTGGAATTACAAATAATAAATTATAAAAAATAG
- the rpsU gene encoding 30S ribosomal protein S21 has product MSNVIVKENETLDSALRRFKRSCAKAGIQQEIRKREHYEKPSVKRKKKSEAARKRKYN; this is encoded by the coding sequence ATGTCAAACGTAATCGTAAAAGAGAACGAGACTTTGGATAGCGCTTTACGTCGTTTTAAAAGAAGTTGCGCGAAGGCTGGAATTCAGCAGGAGATTCGCAAAAGAGAGCACTACGAAAAACCAAGCGTAAAACGTAAAAAGAAATCTGAAGCAGCAAGAAAACGTAAATATAATTAA
- a CDS encoding DUF4349 domain-containing protein translates to MITFKKKKWKHKLGMALVGVALLGFAGCGGSKSMTEGAVAPQEMASSSYGGYASDDLYMQGQESYQVEAEVTAEEAGTVEEAVVPSGRKLIKTVNLGVETEVFDELLPKVENKVTELGGYVENLNVYNGSLRYGQNSRSASLTIRIPKEKLDSFVTAVSDISNVISRSENVQDITLQYVDVESHKKALEVEQERLLELLGRAETMEDIVALEARLSEVRYQLQSMESQLRTYDNQIDYSTVYLNIEEVEVLTPPLAVSTWEKISTGFINSISNVGSGIKNFFIYFIIWLPYLIVWAIVILLIIVLIRFLIKKTKKKNTSVIQGNKGRPGYQGGPVHQVRSEYPGHQEHRQGYKGEDKREMKKETNGESKETNSENKSEE, encoded by the coding sequence ATGATAACCTTTAAAAAGAAAAAATGGAAACATAAGTTAGGGATGGCTCTCGTTGGAGTAGCTTTGCTCGGTTTTGCGGGCTGCGGGGGATCAAAGTCCATGACGGAAGGGGCGGTGGCACCTCAGGAGATGGCTTCGAGCTCTTATGGGGGTTATGCTTCGGATGATCTCTATATGCAGGGGCAGGAGAGCTACCAGGTGGAAGCGGAGGTAACGGCGGAAGAAGCGGGAACGGTAGAAGAGGCAGTAGTTCCATCAGGCCGCAAGCTGATTAAGACGGTAAATCTGGGTGTGGAGACCGAGGTCTTCGATGAACTGCTTCCCAAGGTGGAAAATAAGGTCACTGAGCTCGGCGGTTATGTGGAGAATCTTAATGTATATAACGGAAGCCTTAGATATGGACAAAATAGTAGAAGTGCAAGCCTTACGATTCGGATTCCGAAGGAAAAATTGGATAGTTTTGTGACGGCAGTTTCGGATATTTCCAATGTGATCAGCCGCTCGGAAAATGTTCAGGATATCACTCTGCAGTATGTGGATGTGGAGAGCCATAAAAAAGCCCTTGAAGTAGAACAGGAGCGATTGTTGGAATTGCTCGGAAGAGCTGAGACTATGGAAGATATTGTAGCCCTGGAAGCGAGACTTTCCGAAGTGCGTTATCAGCTTCAAAGTATGGAATCTCAGCTTCGTACCTATGATAATCAGATCGATTATTCCACAGTCTATTTAAATATTGAAGAGGTAGAGGTGCTGACACCGCCGCTTGCGGTATCTACATGGGAAAAAATATCTACGGGATTCATTAACTCTATAAGTAATGTGGGAAGCGGTATTAAGAATTTCTTCATCTACTTCATTATCTGGCTGCCCTATCTTATTGTTTGGGCGATTGTTATACTTCTGATTATTGTACTTATTCGATTTCTTATCAAGAAGACGAAGAAAAAGAATACATCTGTTATACAAGGGAACAAAGGCAGACCGGGATACCAAGGCGGGCCGGTACATCAAGTCAGATCAGAATATCCGGGACACCAGGAACATCGGCAAGGATATAAAGGTGAAGATAAAAGAGAAATGAAAAAGGAAACGAATGGGGAAAGCAAGGAAACTAACAGCGAAAACAAAAGTGAGGAATAA
- the recO gene encoding DNA repair protein RecO — translation MQEFVKLTGMVLKTVPIGEYDRRVVILTKERGKVPAFAKGARKPNSRLVAAAAPFSFGEFKMYEGRSSYNIMEADISNYFESLREDFEAACYGMYFLEVMDYYTRENNDEKEMLKLLYQSLRALQLPSLHKNLVRYIFEIKALILSGEYPGIPGKENLKESTVYTMSYIEHSSVEKLYTFTVTEEVLKELRSIADNFRRKYMDKEFKSLTILADMSL, via the coding sequence ATGCAGGAATTCGTGAAACTAACAGGAATGGTTTTGAAGACGGTGCCTATCGGGGAATATGATAGGCGCGTCGTTATTTTAACGAAAGAGAGAGGGAAGGTACCGGCATTTGCCAAAGGGGCGAGAAAGCCCAACAGCAGACTGGTAGCCGCTGCCGCTCCTTTTTCTTTTGGAGAATTCAAGATGTATGAAGGCCGCTCGTCTTATAATATTATGGAAGCTGATATATCCAATTATTTTGAATCCTTGCGGGAAGACTTTGAAGCGGCATGCTATGGAATGTATTTTCTGGAAGTGATGGATTATTATACGAGAGAAAATAACGATGAAAAGGAAATGCTGAAGCTACTGTATCAGTCCCTTCGTGCACTGCAGCTTCCTTCTTTGCATAAGAATCTGGTCAGATATATCTTCGAGATAAAAGCCCTTATATTAAGCGGAGAATATCCGGGAATTCCGGGAAAGGAAAACCTGAAGGAATCCACGGTATATACAATGAGTTACATAGAACATAGTTCGGTGGAGAAGCTGTATACTTTTACCGTGACCGAGGAGGTTTTAAAGGAACTTAGGAGCATTGCGGATAACTTTCGAAGAAAATATATGGATAAAGAGTTTAAAAGTCTGACAATACTTGCAGATATGAGTTTGTGA
- a CDS encoding glycine--tRNA ligase yields the protein MEKTMEKIVALAKARGFVYPGSEIYGGLANTWDYGNLGVELKNNVKRAWWQKFIMENPYNVGVDCAILMNPQTWVASGHLGGFSDPLMDCRECHERFRADKIVEDYAAEHAVELDGSVDGWSQEKMKQFIEDNNIPCPTCGKHNFTDIRQFNLMFKTFQGVTDDAKNTVYLRPETAQGIFVNFKNVQRTSRKKIPFGIGQVGKSFRNEITPGNFTFRTREFEQMELEFFCEPDTDLEWFAYWKQFCIDWLQTLGIKEEEMRVRDHDKEELSFYSKATTDIEFLFPFGWGELWGIADRTDYDLTQHQNVSGQDMTYFDDQKNIRYVPYVVEPSLGADRVVLAFLCAAYDEEEIGEGDVRTVLHFHPALAPVKIGVLPLSKKLNEGAEKIFGELSKKYNCEFDDRGNIGKRYRRQDEIGTPFCITYDFDSETDQCVTVRFRDSMEQERVAIADLDAYFADKFTF from the coding sequence ATGGAAAAGACAATGGAAAAAATCGTAGCACTGGCCAAAGCGAGGGGATTTGTATATCCCGGATCTGAGATTTACGGCGGGCTTGCCAATACATGGGACTATGGTAACCTTGGTGTGGAATTGAAGAACAATGTAAAAAGAGCATGGTGGCAGAAATTCATTATGGAGAACCCCTATAACGTAGGTGTGGACTGTGCTATTTTGATGAATCCCCAGACATGGGTAGCTTCCGGTCACTTAGGCGGATTCTCAGATCCTCTCATGGACTGCAGAGAGTGCCATGAACGTTTCCGTGCGGACAAAATTGTTGAGGATTATGCGGCAGAACATGCTGTTGAATTAGACGGTTCTGTAGATGGCTGGTCACAGGAGAAGATGAAGCAGTTTATCGAAGATAATAATATTCCCTGTCCTACTTGCGGTAAACATAATTTCACCGATATCCGTCAATTTAACCTAATGTTCAAAACTTTTCAGGGTGTTACGGACGATGCGAAGAATACAGTATACTTAAGACCTGAGACCGCACAGGGTATTTTTGTTAACTTCAAGAATGTACAGAGAACTTCCAGAAAGAAGATTCCTTTCGGCATCGGACAGGTTGGAAAGTCCTTCCGTAATGAAATTACACCGGGTAACTTCACCTTCCGTACAAGAGAGTTCGAACAGATGGAATTAGAATTCTTCTGTGAACCGGATACGGACTTAGAATGGTTCGCTTATTGGAAGCAGTTTTGTATCGATTGGCTTCAGACTCTTGGCATCAAGGAAGAAGAGATGCGCGTCAGGGACCATGATAAAGAAGAGCTTTCCTTCTATTCGAAGGCAACAACAGATATAGAATTCCTCTTCCCCTTCGGTTGGGGTGAATTATGGGGAATTGCCGATAGAACCGATTACGATTTAACACAGCACCAGAATGTATCCGGTCAGGATATGACATATTTCGATGATCAGAAGAATATCAGATATGTTCCCTATGTAGTTGAACCTTCCCTCGGTGCCGATCGTGTCGTATTAGCTTTCCTTTGTGCAGCTTACGATGAAGAAGAAATCGGAGAAGGAGATGTGCGTACTGTGCTTCATTTCCATCCGGCTCTTGCACCGGTGAAAATTGGCGTACTTCCGTTATCCAAGAAGTTAAACGAAGGTGCAGAGAAGATATTTGGAGAATTATCTAAGAAATATAACTGTGAATTCGATGATAGAGGAAATATTGGCAAGAGATACCGCAGACAGGATGAAATCGGAACGCCGTTTTGCATTACCTATGATTTCGATTCAGAGACCGATCAGTGCGTAACCGTGCGTTTTCGTGATTCCATGGAACAGGAACGCGTTGCAATTGCCGATTTAGATGCATATTTTGCGGATAAATTTACGTTTTAG